A genomic segment from Luteibacter aegosomatis encodes:
- the rpsG gene encoding 30S ribosomal protein S7, with protein sequence MSRKGSHPARVVLPDPKHGSQLIARFINMVMKSGKKSVAESIVYGALDHIGEKHAEAVQLVEKALGNIAPAVEVKSRRVGGATYQVPVEVRPGRRMALAMRWVIEAARKRGETSMPRKLAAELLEAAESRGGAVKKREETHRMAEANKAFSHYRW encoded by the coding sequence ATGTCGCGTAAAGGTTCCCATCCCGCCCGTGTCGTCCTTCCGGACCCGAAGCACGGAAGCCAGCTCATCGCCCGTTTCATCAACATGGTGATGAAGTCCGGCAAGAAGTCCGTCGCCGAGTCGATCGTCTACGGCGCCCTCGACCACATCGGTGAGAAGCACGCGGAAGCGGTGCAGCTCGTCGAAAAGGCTCTGGGCAACATCGCCCCGGCCGTCGAGGTGAAGTCCCGCCGCGTCGGCGGTGCCACCTACCAGGTGCCGGTCGAAGTCCGTCCGGGCCGTCGCATGGCCCTGGCCATGCGCTGGGTGATCGAAGCCGCCCGCAAGCGCGGCGAGACCTCGATGCCGCGCAAGCTGGCCGCTGAGCTCCTCGAGGCTGCCGAGTCCCGTGGCGGCGCCGTCAAGAAGCGCGAAGAAACGCACCGCATGGCAGAGGCCAACAAGGCCTTCTCGCATTACCGCTGGTAA
- the rpsL gene encoding 30S ribosomal protein S12, whose product MTTVNQLVRKSRSPKAYKSASPALQSSPQRRGVCTRVYTTTPKKPNSALRKVAKVRLTNGFEVISYIGGEGHNLQEHSVVLIRGGRVKDLPGVRYHTVRGSLDCAGVTKRRKSRSKYGAKRPKG is encoded by the coding sequence ATGACGACAGTCAACCAGTTGGTGCGCAAATCCCGCAGCCCGAAGGCGTACAAGAGCGCCTCGCCGGCCCTGCAGAGCAGCCCGCAGCGCCGCGGTGTGTGCACGCGCGTTTATACGACCACCCCGAAGAAGCCGAACTCGGCCCTGCGTAAGGTTGCCAAGGTGCGCCTCACCAACGGTTTCGAAGTCATCAGCTACATCGGTGGCGAAGGTCACAACCTCCAGGAGCACTCGGTGGTCCTGATCCGTGGCGGTCGCGTCAAGGATCTCCCGGGTGTGCGTTACCACACCGTTCGCGGCAGCCTCGACTGCGCGGGCGTGACCAAGCGTCGCAAGTCGCGCTCGAAGTACGGCGCCAAGCGCCCGAAGGGCTGA
- the rpoC gene encoding DNA-directed RNA polymerase subunit beta' produces the protein MKDLLNLFNQQRQTLDFDAIKIALASPELIRSWSYGEVKKPETINYRTFKPERDGLFCAAIFGPIKDYECLCGKYKRMKHRGVVCEKCGTEVTLAKVRRERMGHIELASPTAHIWFLKSLPSRIGLMLDMTLRDIERILYFEAFVVIDPGLTALERGQLLSEDQYLEATEEHGDEFDARMGAEAVYELLKSLDLPGEVIRLKEEISSTNSETKLKRLTKRVKLIEAFLESGNKPEWMVMTVLPVLPPDLRPLVPLDGGRFATSDLNDLYRRVINRNNRLKRLLELAAPDIIVRNEKRMLQESVDALLDNGRRGRAITGTNKRALKSLADMIKGKQGRFRQNLLGKRVDYSGRSVIVVGPTLRLHQCGLPKKMALELFKPFIFAKLQARGEATTIKAAKKLVEREESQVWDILEEVIREHPVMLNRAPTLHRLGIQAFEPVLIEGKAIQLHPLVCTAFNADFDGDQMAVHVPLSIEAQLEARALMMSSNNILSPANGEPIIVPSQDVVLGLYYMTRELVNAKGTGMVFANIGEVRRAYDNRAVQLHAKVKVRVRVVEQGEEGESVVRNQLVDTTVGRALLAEIIPERLPFALVNVELTKKNISRLINQSYRLLGLKETVVFADKLMYTGFRFATRAGISIGIDDMKIPVEKKGILEEAEKEVVEIQEQYQSGLVTAGERYNKVVDIWSRTNELVAKAMIDGIGTEKVPDAEGNLVNQKSMNSLYIMADSGARGSVAQIRQLAGMRGLMARPDGSIIETPIKANFREGLNVLQYFNSTHGARKGLADTALKTANSGYLTRRLVDVAQDVVITEHDCGTEDGVIMSPIVEGGDVVEPLRERVLGRVVVEDVYAPGDDDEAIVTRDTLLDEYLVDKLDKAGVQMLKVRSPITCRASHGVCALCYGRDLARGHLVNMGEAVGVVAAQSIGEPGTQLTMRTFHIGGAASRAAAVDNVTVRTTGALKFNNLKSVEHSAGHLVAVSRSGEVSVIDANGRERERYKVPYGATIAVKDGDPVKAGQTVANWDPHTHPIVTEVAGVVRFIDFIDGVTVQSQTDELTGLESAVVTDPKRRGTAAKDLRPIVRLEDSKGRELKLPGTDIAAQYFLPAGAIVSIQNGAEVGVGDVVARIPQETSKTRDITGGLPRVADLFEARKPKEPAILAERSGIVSFGKDTKGKQRLIIKDVDGNEHEELIPKWRQVIVFEGEHVEKGETVVDGEPNPHDILRLLGVEPLAAYLVKEIQDVYRLQGVKINDKHIEAIIRQMLRKVEIVEPGDSTYLRGEQVERVRINEENDRAEARGERRADFESVLLGITKASLATESFISAASFQETTRVLTEAAVRGTRDTLRGLKENVIVGRLIPAGTGLAYHASRRSQGGLTASELETLSGSAPVVTFEEAPAGSNDSAE, from the coding sequence ATGAAAGACCTGCTCAATCTGTTCAACCAGCAGCGACAGACGCTGGATTTCGACGCGATCAAGATCGCCCTGGCTTCGCCGGAGCTGATCCGTTCGTGGTCGTACGGCGAAGTGAAGAAGCCGGAAACCATCAACTACCGCACGTTCAAGCCCGAGCGTGACGGTCTGTTCTGCGCGGCCATCTTCGGCCCGATCAAGGACTACGAGTGCCTGTGCGGCAAGTACAAGCGCATGAAGCACCGTGGCGTGGTCTGCGAGAAGTGCGGCACCGAGGTCACCCTGGCCAAGGTCCGTCGCGAGCGCATGGGCCACATCGAGCTGGCCAGCCCGACCGCGCACATCTGGTTCCTGAAGTCGCTGCCGTCGCGCATCGGCCTGATGCTCGACATGACCCTGCGCGACATCGAGCGCATCCTCTACTTCGAGGCCTTCGTGGTCATCGATCCGGGCCTGACCGCGCTCGAGCGCGGCCAGCTGCTCAGCGAAGACCAGTACCTCGAAGCCACCGAGGAGCACGGTGACGAGTTCGACGCCCGCATGGGCGCCGAGGCCGTCTACGAGCTGCTGAAGAGCCTCGACCTGCCGGGCGAAGTCATTCGCCTCAAGGAAGAGATCTCCTCGACCAACTCCGAGACCAAGCTCAAGCGCCTCACCAAGCGCGTGAAGCTGATCGAGGCGTTCCTCGAATCCGGCAACAAGCCGGAGTGGATGGTCATGACCGTGCTTCCGGTGCTCCCGCCGGATCTGCGTCCGCTCGTCCCGCTGGACGGCGGTCGTTTCGCCACGTCCGACCTGAACGACCTCTACCGTCGCGTCATCAACCGCAACAACCGCCTCAAGCGCCTGCTCGAGCTCGCCGCGCCCGACATCATCGTGCGCAACGAGAAGCGCATGCTGCAGGAGTCGGTCGATGCGCTGCTCGACAACGGCCGTCGCGGTCGTGCCATCACCGGCACGAACAAGCGCGCGCTGAAGTCGCTCGCCGACATGATCAAGGGCAAGCAGGGCCGCTTCCGCCAGAACCTGCTCGGCAAGCGCGTCGACTACTCGGGCCGTTCGGTCATCGTGGTCGGTCCGACCCTGCGCCTGCACCAGTGCGGCCTGCCGAAGAAGATGGCGCTCGAGCTGTTCAAGCCGTTCATCTTCGCCAAGCTCCAGGCGCGCGGCGAGGCGACCACGATCAAGGCCGCCAAGAAGCTCGTCGAGCGCGAAGAGTCGCAGGTGTGGGACATCCTCGAAGAGGTGATCCGCGAACATCCGGTCATGCTCAACCGTGCGCCCACGCTGCACCGCCTGGGCATCCAGGCGTTCGAGCCGGTGCTCATCGAAGGCAAGGCGATCCAGCTGCATCCGCTCGTCTGCACCGCGTTCAACGCGGACTTCGACGGTGACCAGATGGCCGTGCATGTGCCGCTCTCGATCGAGGCGCAGCTCGAAGCCCGCGCGCTGATGATGTCGTCCAACAACATCCTCTCGCCCGCCAACGGCGAGCCGATCATCGTGCCGTCGCAGGACGTGGTGCTCGGTCTCTACTACATGACCCGCGAGCTGGTGAACGCGAAGGGCACCGGCATGGTGTTCGCGAACATCGGCGAAGTGCGTCGCGCCTACGACAACCGCGCCGTGCAGCTGCACGCGAAGGTGAAGGTGCGCGTGCGCGTGGTCGAGCAGGGCGAAGAGGGCGAGAGCGTCGTCCGCAACCAGCTGGTGGACACCACCGTCGGTCGCGCGCTGCTGGCCGAGATCATCCCCGAGCGCCTGCCGTTCGCGCTGGTCAACGTCGAGCTCACCAAGAAGAACATCTCCCGCCTGATCAACCAGAGCTACCGCCTGCTCGGTCTGAAGGAGACGGTGGTCTTCGCCGACAAGCTGATGTACACCGGCTTCCGTTTCGCGACGCGCGCCGGCATTTCCATCGGCATCGACGACATGAAGATCCCGGTCGAGAAGAAGGGCATCCTGGAAGAGGCCGAGAAGGAAGTCGTCGAAATCCAGGAGCAATACCAGTCGGGTCTGGTGACGGCCGGCGAGCGTTACAACAAGGTGGTCGACATCTGGTCGCGCACCAACGAGCTCGTGGCCAAGGCGATGATCGACGGTATCGGTACCGAAAAGGTGCCCGATGCCGAAGGCAACCTCGTCAACCAGAAGTCGATGAACTCGCTGTACATCATGGCCGACTCGGGCGCGCGAGGCAGCGTGGCCCAGATTCGCCAGCTCGCCGGCATGCGCGGCCTCATGGCCCGTCCGGACGGCTCGATCATCGAGACGCCCATCAAGGCGAACTTCCGCGAAGGCCTGAACGTCCTGCAGTACTTCAACTCCACCCACGGTGCCCGTAAGGGTCTCGCGGATACGGCGCTGAAGACGGCGAACTCGGGTTACCTCACCCGTCGTCTCGTCGACGTGGCGCAGGACGTGGTCATCACCGAGCACGATTGCGGCACCGAAGACGGCGTCATCATGTCGCCGATCGTCGAAGGCGGTGATGTGGTAGAGCCGCTGCGCGAGCGCGTGCTGGGTCGCGTGGTGGTCGAAGACGTCTACGCCCCCGGCGACGACGACGAGGCCATCGTCACCCGCGACACGCTGCTCGACGAATACCTGGTCGACAAGCTCGACAAGGCCGGCGTGCAGATGCTCAAGGTGCGTTCGCCGATCACCTGCCGTGCCAGCCATGGCGTGTGCGCCCTGTGCTACGGCCGCGACCTGGCCCGTGGTCACCTGGTGAACATGGGTGAGGCCGTGGGCGTCGTGGCCGCGCAGTCCATCGGCGAGCCGGGCACGCAGCTGACGATGCGTACGTTCCACATCGGTGGCGCGGCGTCCCGTGCGGCCGCGGTGGATAACGTCACCGTCCGCACCACCGGCGCGTTGAAGTTCAACAACCTGAAGTCGGTCGAGCATTCGGCCGGTCACCTCGTGGCCGTGTCGCGTTCGGGCGAAGTGAGCGTCATCGACGCCAACGGCCGCGAGCGTGAGCGTTACAAGGTGCCCTACGGTGCCACCATCGCGGTGAAGGACGGCGATCCGGTCAAGGCCGGCCAGACCGTCGCCAACTGGGATCCGCACACCCATCCGATCGTCACGGAAGTGGCCGGTGTGGTCCGCTTCATCGACTTCATCGATGGCGTGACCGTGCAGTCGCAGACCGACGAACTCACCGGCCTCGAGTCGGCCGTGGTCACCGATCCGAAGCGTCGCGGCACCGCGGCGAAGGACCTGCGTCCGATCGTCCGCCTGGAAGACAGCAAGGGCCGTGAGCTCAAGCTGCCGGGCACCGACATCGCCGCCCAGTACTTCCTGCCGGCCGGCGCGATCGTGTCGATCCAGAACGGTGCCGAAGTGGGCGTGGGCGACGTCGTCGCCCGTATCCCGCAGGAGACGTCGAAGACCCGCGACATCACCGGTGGTCTGCCCCGCGTGGCCGACCTGTTCGAAGCCCGCAAGCCCAAGGAGCCGGCGATCCTGGCCGAGCGCTCGGGTATCGTCAGTTTCGGCAAGGACACCAAGGGCAAGCAGCGTCTCATCATCAAGGACGTGGACGGCAACGAGCACGAAGAGCTGATTCCGAAATGGCGTCAGGTGATCGTGTTCGAAGGCGAGCACGTGGAGAAGGGCGAAACCGTCGTCGACGGCGAGCCGAATCCGCATGACATCCTGCGCCTGCTGGGTGTCGAGCCGCTGGCCGCCTACCTCGTCAAGGAGATCCAGGACGTCTACCGCCTCCAGGGCGTGAAGATCAACGACAAGCACATCGAGGCGATCATTCGTCAGATGCTTCGCAAGGTCGAGATCGTCGAGCCGGGCGATAGCACCTACCTCCGCGGCGAGCAGGTCGAACGCGTGCGCATCAACGAGGAGAACGACCGTGCCGAGGCTCGTGGCGAGCGTCGTGCCGACTTCGAATCGGTGCTGCTGGGTATCACCAAGGCCTCGCTGGCCACCGAGTCGTTCATCTCGGCGGCCTCGTTCCAGGAGACCACCCGCGTCCTCACCGAGGCGGCGGTCCGGGGCACCCGTGATACGTTGCGTGGCCTGAAGGAAAATGTTATTGTTGGGCGGCTAATCCCTGCGGGTACGGGTCTGGCCTACCACGCTTCGCGTCGTAGCCAGGGCGGTTTGACGGCTTCGGAGCTCGAAACCCTCTCGGGTTCGGCCCCGGTCGTCACGTTCGAAGAGGCTCCCGCCGGGTCCAACGATAGCGCCGAGTAA
- the rpoB gene encoding DNA-directed RNA polymerase subunit beta, protein MTYSFTEKKRIRKDFGKRPPVLGVPNLLTIQTDSYKEFLQENVNAKAREEKGLHAALKSVFPIASYSGNAALEYVDYRLGEPPFDERECRNRGMTFGAPLRATVRLVIYDKDSPASKKAVKYVKEQEVYMGEIPLMTETGTFIINGTERVIVSQLHRSPGVFFDHDRGKTHSSGKLLFSARVIPYRGSWLDFEFDPKDALFTRIDRRRKLPVTVLLRALGYNNEEMLSIFFEHNVFHLGKKGGVTLDLVAERLRGETLSFDLVVDGKVLVEAGKRITARHVRQLANEKIATLEVPDDYPVGRIVAIDMIDKDTGEIIAAANDELTADHLERFRKGGIETVPTLYVNDLDRGAYISNTLRIDSTRTQLEALVEIYRMMRPGEPPTKDAAQNLFFNLFFTFDRYDLSAVGRMKFNRRVGRKDIVGPGVLYDHKYFSERKEEECQRLLGELGETSDILDVLRVLIDIRNGTGTVDDIDHLGNRRVRSVGEMAENTFRIGLVRVERAVRERLSLAESEGLTPQELINAKPVAAAVKEFFGSSQLSQFMDQNNPLSEVTHKRRVSALGPGGLTRERAGFEVRDVHPTHYGRVCTIETPEGPNIGLINSLAVYARTNTYGFLETPYRKVENGKVTDKVDYLSAIEEGDHVIAQANSPLSKDGRFLEDFVSCRFRGESELRPSAEINYMDVSPMQTVSVAAALVPFLEHDDANRALMGANMQRQAVPTLRSQKPLVGTGIERAVARDSGVTVSARRGGVIDQVDAARIVVRVNEAEVGDDDAGVDIYTLTKYTRSNQNTNLNQRPLVNVGDVVAVGDTLADGSSTDLGELALGQNMLVAFMPWNGYNFEDSILISERVVQEDRYTSIHIEELTCIARDTKLGAEEITADIPNVGEQALARLDESGIVYIGAEVKAGDILVGKVTPKGESQLTPEEKLLRAIFGEKASDVKDSSLRVPPGMDGNVIDVQVFTRDGIEKDKRAKQIEETELKRIRKDLDDQFRILEGAIYARMRTQLVGKSAMSGPAGLKRGTVIDDAYLDGLKKDDWFKINVKEEEVSEFLERAAEQVKRHKENFDKRFKEKQGKITQGDDLAPGVLKMVKVYLAVKRRIQPGDKMAGRHGNKGVVSMIVPVEDMPFSADGRPVDIVLNPLGVPSRMNIGQILEVHLGWAAKGLGHKIDAMLEAQEKPAKLREFLNEVYNHGNAGAEGAVRHVDLASMNDGEIMNLADNLRDGVPMATPVFDGAEEHEIKHMLKLAGLPESGQTILFDGRTGEAFDRPVTVGYMHMLKLNHLVDDKMHARSTGPYSLVTQQPLGGKAQFGGQRFGEMEVWALEAYGAAYTLQEMLTVKSDDVQGRNQMYKNIVDGNHEMAAGMPESFNVLVKEIRSLAIDIELEEINK, encoded by the coding sequence ATGACCTACTCGTTTACCGAGAAGAAGCGCATCCGTAAGGATTTCGGCAAGCGGCCCCCCGTGCTGGGCGTGCCCAACCTGCTGACGATCCAGACCGACTCGTACAAGGAATTCCTGCAGGAAAACGTGAACGCCAAGGCGCGCGAGGAGAAGGGTCTCCATGCCGCGCTGAAATCGGTGTTCCCGATCGCCAGCTACTCCGGCAACGCCGCCCTCGAATACGTCGACTATCGCCTGGGCGAGCCGCCGTTCGACGAGCGCGAGTGCCGCAACCGCGGCATGACCTTCGGTGCGCCGCTGCGCGCCACCGTGCGCCTGGTCATCTACGACAAGGACAGCCCGGCCTCGAAGAAGGCCGTGAAGTACGTGAAGGAGCAGGAGGTCTACATGGGCGAGATCCCGCTCATGACCGAGACCGGCACCTTCATCATCAACGGCACCGAGCGCGTCATCGTCTCGCAGCTGCACCGTTCGCCGGGCGTGTTCTTCGATCACGACCGCGGCAAGACGCACAGCTCGGGCAAGCTGCTGTTCTCGGCTCGCGTGATTCCTTACCGTGGCTCGTGGCTCGACTTCGAGTTCGACCCGAAGGACGCCCTGTTCACCCGTATCGACCGTCGCCGCAAGCTGCCGGTGACGGTGCTGCTGCGCGCGCTCGGTTACAACAACGAAGAGATGCTCAGCATCTTCTTCGAGCACAACGTGTTCCATCTCGGCAAGAAGGGCGGCGTCACGCTCGACCTCGTCGCCGAGCGCCTGCGTGGCGAGACCCTGAGCTTCGACCTCGTGGTCGACGGCAAGGTGCTGGTCGAGGCCGGCAAGCGCATCACGGCGCGCCACGTTCGACAGCTGGCCAACGAGAAGATCGCCACGCTCGAGGTGCCCGACGACTATCCGGTCGGCCGCATCGTCGCGATCGACATGATCGACAAGGACACCGGCGAGATCATCGCCGCGGCCAACGACGAGCTCACCGCCGACCATCTCGAGCGCTTCCGCAAGGGCGGCATCGAGACCGTGCCCACGCTCTACGTGAACGACCTCGATCGCGGTGCGTACATCTCGAACACGCTGCGCATCGACAGCACGCGCACGCAGCTCGAAGCCCTGGTCGAAATCTATCGCATGATGCGCCCGGGCGAGCCGCCGACCAAGGACGCCGCGCAGAACCTGTTCTTCAACCTGTTCTTCACCTTCGACCGCTACGACCTCTCGGCCGTCGGCCGCATGAAGTTCAACCGTCGCGTGGGCCGCAAGGACATCGTCGGCCCGGGCGTGCTGTACGACCACAAGTACTTCAGCGAGCGCAAGGAAGAAGAGTGCCAGCGTCTGCTCGGTGAGCTGGGCGAGACGTCGGACATCCTCGACGTGCTGCGCGTGCTCATCGACATCCGCAACGGCACCGGCACGGTCGACGACATCGACCACCTGGGCAACCGCCGCGTGCGTTCGGTCGGCGAAATGGCGGAGAACACCTTCCGCATCGGTCTCGTCCGCGTCGAGCGCGCGGTGCGCGAGCGCCTGTCGCTGGCCGAATCCGAGGGCCTGACCCCGCAGGAACTCATCAACGCCAAGCCGGTCGCGGCGGCGGTGAAGGAGTTCTTCGGTTCGTCGCAGCTCTCGCAGTTCATGGACCAGAACAACCCGCTGTCCGAAGTGACCCACAAGCGCCGCGTCTCGGCGCTCGGACCGGGCGGCCTCACCCGTGAGCGCGCCGGCTTCGAAGTGCGCGACGTGCACCCGACCCATTACGGTCGCGTCTGCACCATCGAAACGCCGGAAGGTCCGAACATCGGCCTGATCAACTCGCTCGCCGTGTACGCCCGCACCAACACCTACGGCTTCCTCGAGACGCCGTACCGCAAGGTCGAGAACGGCAAGGTGACCGACAAGGTCGACTACCTGTCCGCCATCGAAGAGGGCGACCACGTCATCGCGCAGGCGAACTCGCCGCTGTCGAAGGACGGCCGCTTCCTCGAAGACTTCGTCTCCTGCCGCTTCCGCGGCGAGTCGGAGCTGCGTCCGTCGGCCGAGATCAACTACATGGACGTCTCGCCCATGCAGACGGTGTCGGTCGCGGCGGCACTCGTGCCGTTCCTCGAGCACGACGACGCAAACCGCGCGCTCATGGGCGCGAACATGCAGCGCCAGGCCGTTCCCACGCTGCGCAGCCAGAAGCCGCTGGTCGGCACGGGCATCGAGCGCGCCGTGGCGCGCGACTCGGGCGTCACCGTGTCCGCCCGCCGTGGCGGCGTCATCGACCAGGTCGATGCCGCCCGTATCGTCGTGCGCGTCAACGAAGCCGAAGTGGGCGACGACGATGCCGGCGTCGATATCTACACGCTGACCAAGTACACCCGTTCCAACCAGAACACCAACCTCAACCAGCGTCCGCTGGTGAACGTGGGCGACGTGGTGGCGGTGGGCGACACGCTGGCGGACGGTTCCTCGACCGACCTCGGCGAGCTCGCGCTCGGCCAGAACATGCTCGTGGCGTTCATGCCGTGGAACGGCTACAACTTCGAAGACTCGATCCTCATCTCCGAGCGCGTCGTGCAGGAAGACCGCTACACCTCGATCCACATCGAGGAGCTCACCTGCATCGCCCGTGACACGAAGCTGGGCGCCGAGGAAATCACCGCGGACATCCCGAACGTCGGCGAGCAGGCCCTGGCCCGTCTCGACGAGTCCGGCATCGTCTACATCGGTGCCGAGGTGAAGGCCGGCGACATCCTCGTGGGCAAGGTCACGCCGAAGGGCGAAAGCCAGCTCACGCCGGAAGAAAAGCTGCTCCGCGCGATCTTCGGCGAGAAGGCCTCCGACGTGAAGGACAGCTCGCTGCGCGTGCCCCCGGGCATGGACGGCAACGTCATCGACGTGCAGGTCTTCACCCGCGACGGCATCGAGAAGGACAAGCGCGCCAAGCAGATCGAAGAGACCGAACTCAAGCGCATCCGCAAGGATCTCGACGACCAGTTCCGCATCCTCGAGGGCGCGATCTACGCCCGCATGCGCACGCAGCTCGTCGGCAAGAGCGCGATGAGCGGTCCGGCCGGCCTCAAGCGCGGCACCGTCATCGACGATGCCTACCTCGACGGCCTGAAGAAGGACGACTGGTTCAAGATCAACGTCAAGGAAGAGGAAGTCTCCGAGTTCCTCGAGCGCGCGGCCGAGCAGGTCAAGCGCCACAAGGAGAACTTCGACAAGCGCTTCAAGGAGAAGCAGGGCAAGATCACCCAGGGCGACGACCTCGCTCCGGGCGTGCTCAAGATGGTCAAGGTCTACCTCGCCGTGAAGCGCCGCATCCAGCCGGGCGACAAGATGGCGGGTCGTCACGGCAACAAGGGTGTCGTGTCGATGATCGTGCCGGTGGAAGACATGCCGTTCTCCGCCGACGGCCGTCCGGTCGACATCGTGCTGAACCCGCTGGGCGTGCCGTCGCGTATGAACATCGGCCAGATCCTCGAAGTCCACCTCGGTTGGGCGGCGAAGGGCCTGGGCCACAAGATCGACGCGATGCTCGAGGCGCAGGAAAAGCCGGCCAAGCTGCGCGAGTTCCTCAACGAGGTCTACAACCACGGTAACGCGGGTGCCGAAGGCGCCGTGCGTCACGTCGACCTGGCCTCGATGAACGACGGCGAGATCATGAACCTCGCCGACAACCTGCGCGACGGCGTGCCGATGGCTACCCCGGTGTTCGACGGTGCCGAAGAGCACGAGATCAAGCACATGCTGAAGCTCGCGGGCCTGCCGGAATCCGGTCAGACCATCCTCTTCGACGGCCGTACCGGCGAGGCGTTCGATCGCCCGGTCACCGTCGGCTACATGCACATGCTGAAGCTGAACCACCTGGTCGACGACAAGATGCACGCGCGTTCGACCGGTCCGTACTCGCTCGTCACCCAGCAGCCGCTGGGCGGCAAGGCGCAGTTCGGTGGCCAGCGCTTCGGCGAGATGGAAGTCTGGGCCCTCGAGGCCTACGGCGCCGCCTATACGCTGCAGGAAATGCTCACCGTCAAGTCCGACGATGTGCAGGGCCGCAACCAGATGTACAAGAACATTGTCGACGGCAACCATGAGATGGCGGCAGGCATGCCGGAATCCTTCAACGTGCTCGTGAAGGAAATCCGCTCGCTCGCGATCGACATCGAGCTGGAAGAGATCAACAAGTGA
- the rplL gene encoding 50S ribosomal protein L7/L12, translating to MSTLTTEQIVEAIKAKSLTEIMELVKSIEDTFGVSAAAPVAVAAAGPAAAAAEEQTEFDVILKSAGDKKVDVIKAVRAITGLGLKEAKDLTEAGGVVKEAASKEDAAKFKKDLEAAGATVELK from the coding sequence ATGTCCACCCTGACCACCGAACAGATCGTTGAAGCCATCAAGGCCAAGTCCCTGACGGAAATCATGGAACTGGTGAAGTCGATCGAAGACACCTTCGGCGTCTCGGCTGCCGCCCCGGTTGCCGTTGCCGCTGCCGGTCCGGCCGCCGCCGCTGCCGAAGAGCAGACCGAGTTCGACGTGATCCTGAAGTCCGCCGGCGACAAGAAGGTCGACGTGATCAAGGCCGTCCGCGCCATCACCGGCCTGGGCCTGAAGGAAGCCAAGGACCTCACCGAAGCCGGTGGCGTCGTGAAGGAAGCCGCTTCGAAGGAAGACGCGGCCAAGTTCAAGAAGGATCTGGAAGCCGCCGGCGCCACGGTCGAACTCAAGTAA
- the rplJ gene encoding 50S ribosomal protein L10 yields MALNLSQKQEVVAELAEVAAKAHSLVAAEYAGTTVSQMTEMRKKARESGVFLKVVKNTLAARAVAGTEFEVVSDALTGPLLYAFSTEEPGAAGRLIKEFAKTNDKLKPKVVSIEGKLFDAKHVDVLASLPTREEALAMLARVLAEPVTMFARAIKAVADKQGGGEVAAEAPAEA; encoded by the coding sequence ATGGCTCTCAATCTGTCCCAGAAGCAAGAAGTAGTCGCCGAGCTGGCAGAAGTCGCCGCGAAGGCTCACTCCTTGGTCGCCGCCGAATACGCGGGCACCACGGTCTCCCAGATGACCGAGATGCGCAAGAAGGCGCGCGAATCGGGTGTGTTCCTCAAGGTTGTGAAGAACACGCTCGCCGCGCGCGCCGTGGCCGGCACCGAGTTCGAGGTCGTCTCCGACGCCCTGACCGGTCCGCTGCTGTATGCGTTCTCGACCGAGGAACCGGGCGCCGCTGGCCGCCTGATCAAGGAATTCGCGAAGACCAACGACAAGCTCAAGCCGAAGGTCGTCTCCATCGAGGGCAAGCTGTTCGACGCCAAGCACGTTGACGTGCTGGCCTCGCTGCCGACCCGCGAAGAGGCCCTGGCCATGCTGGCCCGCGTGCTGGCCGAGCCGGTCACGATGTTCGCCCGCGCCATCAAGGCCGTGGCGGACAAGCAGGGTGGTGGCGAAGTTGCCGCCGAAGCCCCGGCCGAAGCCTGA
- the rplA gene encoding 50S ribosomal protein L1 — MAKLTKRMKAAAAAVQPGKTYALDEALKIVKDNAKAKFAESVDVAVRLGIDAKKSDQGVRGSSLLPHGTGKTIKVAVFVPPGEKADAALAAGADAVGMDDLAEKMQAGDLDYGRVIATPDAMRVVGKLGQVLGPRGLMPNPKDGSVTADVATAVKNAKAGQVKFRNDKGGIIHATIGKASFDASQLADNLNALLGDLLKAKPAAAKGQYIQKVALSSTMGVGVPVDTSTVTTSAK; from the coding sequence ATGGCAAAGCTCACCAAGCGTATGAAGGCCGCCGCGGCCGCCGTCCAGCCGGGCAAGACCTACGCGCTCGACGAAGCGCTCAAGATCGTCAAGGACAACGCCAAGGCCAAGTTCGCCGAATCCGTGGACGTCGCCGTCCGCCTCGGCATCGACGCCAAGAAGTCCGACCAGGGTGTCCGTGGTTCCTCGCTGCTGCCGCACGGCACCGGCAAGACCATCAAGGTCGCCGTGTTCGTGCCGCCGGGTGAAAAGGCCGACGCGGCCCTCGCCGCCGGTGCCGACGCCGTCGGCATGGACGACCTCGCCGAGAAGATGCAGGCCGGTGATCTCGACTACGGTCGCGTCATCGCCACGCCGGACGCCATGCGCGTCGTCGGTAAGCTCGGCCAGGTGCTCGGTCCCCGCGGCCTGATGCCGAACCCGAAGGACGGCTCGGTCACCGCCGACGTCGCCACCGCCGTGAAGAACGCCAAGGCCGGTCAGGTCAAGTTCCGCAACGACAAGGGCGGCATCATTCACGCCACCATCGGCAAGGCCAGCTTCGATGCCTCGCAGCTCGCCGACAACCTCAACGCGCTGCTCGGCGACCTGCTCAAGGCCAAGCCGGCGGCCGCCAAGGGTCAGTACATCCAGAAGGTGGCGCTGTCGAGCACCATGGGCGTGGGCGTACCGGTCGATACCTCGACCGTGACCACCTCGGCCAAGTAA